A single region of the bacterium genome encodes:
- a CDS encoding cytochrome c3 family protein, protein MIGRASSRRAPLLLVAVLPALLAQGNPAAAQLKMDRSKECVICHISWGEGYEKMARLLPPVDHPIVIDGREARVSTQDMCWSCHDGYVGDSRRFFQKDDPHFRPPGNPAAVAASGLPRDLNGEIYCGTCHTPHIHKMEREFVYVPFLRAEANNSALCLRCHSDRGRRGTDHPLRVPLEEGLPAALAGRHVSTTQVECMTCHDMHSPHKARLMEGNDRTQLCRSCHESSFAILQSDHHLALSHPDLPIGDSRKTAGAADACAACHLSHGGRGPAMWAWPLPGTRNGNQVVQNGVDARCLSCHQDKGAAGAMSWVGHGHPLNKPVREQDLALPLRAGGMSCTTCHDPHAWSALPEHAPGPGNEEGTALTSFLRLPDDENGRLCINCHRSQAQTLVSDHNSFNWSEPSRGQCTSCHNTHAPKAFSDNHATPGVSEFTSLCLSCHGGTGRHGATPLGRHGHPLGVALTGSKELPAFRSDNLRPWRPGQAEPADARLLVGCESCHDPHRWNPAGPPSWQGPNARGDDASSFLHVINTGAQLCAACHPHETQVLGSAHDLSARRPGESACRACHTTHRAVSDWAIIASSLSDGEMAQVADATPAGSLERNPGNWSPGARHCLSCHRGNGASQRVPEAWGHPQKYTTLVGNVRPDGRAMPLFDHEGRTQGAIGHVDCTSCHNPHVAHPATGGEHAPDFLRQETSEAICSDCHGDKALWKYRYYHSSDKRVLP, encoded by the coding sequence ATGATCGGCCGAGCATCCTCCCGCCGCGCCCCGCTGCTGCTGGTGGCCGTGCTGCCGGCCCTGCTGGCGCAGGGGAATCCGGCGGCGGCCCAGCTCAAGATGGACCGCTCCAAGGAATGCGTGATCTGCCACATCTCGTGGGGCGAGGGCTATGAGAAAATGGCCCGCCTCCTGCCGCCGGTGGACCATCCCATTGTCATCGACGGCCGGGAAGCCCGCGTCTCCACCCAGGACATGTGCTGGTCCTGTCACGACGGCTACGTGGGGGATTCCCGCCGCTTTTTCCAAAAGGACGATCCGCACTTCCGACCGCCCGGCAACCCGGCGGCGGTGGCGGCCAGCGGCCTGCCGCGCGACCTGAACGGCGAGATCTATTGTGGGACCTGCCACACGCCGCACATCCACAAGATGGAGCGCGAGTTCGTCTACGTGCCCTTCCTGCGCGCTGAGGCGAACAACTCCGCCCTCTGTCTCAGGTGCCATTCCGACCGCGGCCGCCGCGGCACGGACCACCCCTTGCGCGTGCCACTGGAGGAGGGACTGCCCGCCGCGCTGGCCGGCCGCCATGTCTCGACCACCCAGGTGGAATGCATGACCTGCCACGACATGCACAGTCCGCACAAGGCCCGTCTGATGGAGGGCAACGACCGGACCCAGCTCTGCCGCAGCTGCCACGAGTCCAGCTTCGCCATCCTGCAGAGCGACCACCACCTCGCCCTCTCCCACCCGGACCTGCCCATCGGCGACTCGCGCAAGACGGCGGGCGCAGCGGACGCCTGCGCCGCCTGCCACCTCAGCCATGGCGGGCGCGGGCCAGCCATGTGGGCCTGGCCGTTGCCCGGAACGCGCAACGGCAACCAGGTCGTGCAGAACGGCGTGGACGCCCGCTGCCTCAGTTGTCACCAGGACAAGGGCGCGGCGGGGGCGATGAGCTGGGTGGGGCACGGCCATCCGCTGAACAAGCCGGTGCGCGAGCAGGATCTGGCCTTGCCTCTGCGGGCCGGTGGCATGAGCTGCACCACCTGCCACGACCCCCACGCCTGGAGCGCCCTGCCCGAGCACGCCCCCGGCCCCGGCAACGAGGAGGGAACGGCCCTCACCAGCTTCCTGCGATTGCCCGATGACGAGAACGGCCGTCTCTGCATCAATTGCCACCGCAGCCAGGCGCAGACGCTTGTCTCGGACCACAACTCCTTCAACTGGAGCGAGCCGAGCCGCGGACAGTGCACGTCCTGCCACAACACGCACGCACCCAAGGCTTTCAGCGACAACCACGCCACGCCCGGCGTCTCGGAGTTCACCAGCCTCTGCCTCTCCTGCCACGGCGGAACGGGCCGCCACGGCGCCACACCGCTGGGCCGGCACGGTCATCCCCTGGGCGTGGCCCTGACGGGGAGCAAGGAGCTGCCCGCCTTCCGCAGCGACAACCTGCGGCCCTGGAGGCCGGGCCAGGCGGAACCGGCCGACGCCCGGCTCCTGGTCGGCTGCGAGTCCTGCCACGATCCGCACCGCTGGAATCCCGCCGGTCCGCCCTCCTGGCAGGGACCCAACGCCCGGGGCGACGACGCCAGCTCCTTCCTCCACGTGATCAACACCGGAGCCCAGCTCTGCGCCGCCTGCCACCCGCATGAGACCCAGGTGCTGGGCAGCGCCCACGACCTCAGCGCCCGGCGACCGGGCGAGAGCGCCTGCCGCGCCTGCCACACCACACACCGCGCCGTCTCCGATTGGGCCATCATCGCCAGCAGCCTGAGCGACGGCGAGATGGCGCAGGTGGCTGACGCCACGCCGGCGGGCAGCTTGGAGCGCAACCCTGGGAACTGGTCACCCGGGGCCCGCCACTGCCTCTCCTGCCACCGCGGGAACGGAGCCAGCCAACGCGTTCCCGAAGCCTGGGGCCACCCCCAGAAGTACACGACCCTGGTGGGCAATGTGCGGCCGGACGGCCGCGCCATGCCTCTCTTCGATCATGAGGGCCGGACCCAAGGCGCCATCGGCCACGTTGACTGCACCAGCTGCCACAACCCGCACGTGGCCCATCCGGCGACCGGCGGCGAGCATGCGCCCGACTTCCTGCGCCAGGAGACAAGCGAAGCCATCTGCTCCGATTGCCATGGAGACAAGGCGCTGTGGAAGTACCGCTACTATCATTCGAGCGACAAACGGGTGCTGCCATGA
- a CDS encoding cytochrome c3 family protein translates to MRLRRVLLLALPTVALPALVMLAGADGRATQPVNLSRVQASPHNLTHWHDGMAPDPSMERQLCRVCHGPRVHEQLIPLWDRTLPRGPFELGAHLDDDEPGFPADPGSQLCLACHDGGIARAFPVDPAEHISRETDLGERAEVAPTHMNTHLFSFNWSNRELVRPDSLATGMTLRGDRIRCSTCHDPHDNTRGNFLRVGAAGGEICLTCHRLESWSHSVHANPDDPLYAEMQDLSCYQCHSIHASPPQPGLLLAEENSLCFRCHDASVDGPREIASPQNLKREFDKLFTHPVSLHTGSGFIRPDESGFVGFLAGSRENRAVRCSDCHNPHAASAQSTVRTLPSSMEGVSGISRLGMVKPFADFEYEVCLKCHGFTSSTLPGQRDVARDFDLGNRSHHAVMGPGLNPEVPSLKPGWSPLDQLTCSDCHGNDDPHGPQGPHGSNIEHLLKAPFNPSPYLSGAAEENGLCFSCHRENWFTSGQGWRWHRLHILQGGYSCAACHDPHGSPDQPGLLRLDKPWIAPLNGVLKVERSSLSLGNCTLSCHGHPHRSAAY, encoded by the coding sequence ATGCGCTTGCGACGCGTGCTTCTGCTGGCCCTGCCCACTGTGGCGCTGCCGGCGCTGGTGATGCTGGCCGGGGCCGACGGCCGGGCCACCCAGCCCGTCAACCTGTCGCGCGTGCAGGCCTCGCCCCACAACCTGACGCACTGGCACGACGGCATGGCGCCCGACCCGTCCATGGAGCGCCAGCTCTGCCGCGTCTGCCATGGTCCCCGCGTCCATGAGCAGCTCATCCCGCTGTGGGACCGCACCCTGCCCCGCGGCCCCTTCGAGCTGGGCGCCCACCTGGACGACGATGAGCCGGGCTTCCCGGCCGACCCTGGCAGCCAGCTCTGCCTGGCCTGCCACGACGGCGGCATCGCCCGCGCCTTCCCCGTGGATCCCGCCGAGCACATCAGCCGCGAGACGGACCTGGGCGAGCGGGCGGAAGTGGCGCCCACCCACATGAACACGCATCTCTTCAGCTTCAATTGGAGCAACCGGGAGCTGGTGCGGCCGGACAGCCTGGCCACGGGCATGACCCTGCGCGGCGACCGCATCCGCTGCTCCACCTGCCACGATCCCCACGACAACACGCGGGGCAATTTCCTCAGGGTGGGCGCCGCCGGGGGCGAGATCTGCCTCACCTGCCACCGGTTGGAGAGCTGGTCCCACTCGGTACATGCCAATCCCGACGACCCGCTCTACGCCGAGATGCAGGACTTGTCCTGCTATCAGTGCCACTCAATCCACGCCTCGCCGCCCCAGCCGGGCCTCTTGCTGGCCGAGGAGAACAGCCTTTGCTTCCGCTGCCATGACGCCAGCGTGGACGGCCCGCGCGAGATCGCCTCACCGCAGAATCTGAAGCGGGAGTTCGACAAGCTCTTTACCCACCCCGTCAGCCTGCACACCGGTTCCGGCTTTATCCGCCCCGACGAGTCCGGCTTCGTGGGCTTCCTGGCCGGCAGCCGCGAGAACCGCGCCGTGCGCTGTTCGGACTGCCACAATCCCCATGCCGCCTCCGCCCAGTCCACCGTGCGCACCCTGCCATCCAGCATGGAGGGCGTGAGCGGCATCAGCCGCCTGGGCATGGTCAAGCCCTTCGCCGATTTCGAGTACGAGGTCTGCCTCAAGTGCCACGGCTTCACCAGCAGCACGCTGCCCGGCCAGCGCGACGTGGCCCGCGACTTCGACCTGGGCAACCGCTCCCATCACGCCGTGATGGGTCCCGGGCTCAACCCCGAGGTGCCCAGCCTCAAGCCCGGGTGGAGTCCCCTGGACCAGCTCACCTGCTCCGATTGCCACGGCAACGACGATCCGCACGGTCCGCAGGGACCGCACGGCTCGAACATCGAGCACCTGCTCAAGGCGCCTTTCAATCCGTCGCCCTATCTCAGCGGCGCCGCCGAGGAGAACGGCCTCTGCTTCAGCTGCCACCGGGAGAACTGGTTCACCAGCGGTCAGGGCTGGCGCTGGCACCGCCTGCACATCCTGCAGGGCGGCTATTCCTGCGCCGCCTGCCATGACCCCCACGGCTCGCCGGACCAGCCCGGCCTGCTGCGGCTGGACAAGCCGTGGATCGCGCCGCTGAACGGCGTGCTCAAGGTGGAGCGTTCCTCCCTCTCCCTGGGCAACTGCACGCTCAGTTGCCACGGCCACCCGCACCGGAGCGCCGCCTATTGA